In Pangasianodon hypophthalmus isolate fPanHyp1 chromosome 1, fPanHyp1.pri, whole genome shotgun sequence, the genomic window TTGCGCTGTCTGGATCCTTCCATGAGGCAGCACTGCATAATCTGTGCTTTATCTGTGGATCAAATATGAAacttttatttagttctgctcACTAGCTCACATCATATATACCTTTAtacactgttaaattctcaaatctgattggtcagaaggtgttgattgtaaatggaaaataattaacatgttTTATTCGTTACACACAGTggctgatcacacacacacacacatacacacacatacccgTGTCTGTGCTCTGCAGGCCGTGGATCATGCCGTGCAGCACCTGAGCTTTGACTGCAGTCTGAGTCCAGTGTTGGAGAAGAGAGCTGAGCACGTGGCTCTCCTCTTCACGTTCACTAATCCAACTCAGGCCATCGAAATGGCACTCGTACAACACCAGTGGGTAATCCACTGCCATACTGGGAATAAAAATCCACAACAGTCTAATAATTATGATAGATAATCAACATAACAGGGAAGCTTACGTTTTGCCGTGTTTCAGTACCGTGACAAGCagtttttttcatcttcttAACTTTTAACATTAactgtaattataaacagataaaaagtacaatgtctttttttttttaatgagaaatgtTAACCATGGGCATATTCCTGTGATACAAGAATAACCAGGTTGAACTTGCCATTACATTGCTTGACAAAAGCCAAGAGAAATTCTCTGTCCAATCTAGTAGCATAAAATAAGCTTCTATTGCTAGTAATTTGTAGTTTCTTGGTCATTTTTCTTCTATTCCACTATAACTGATACATTTTTTGTAACACACCTTAATAAAAtgtactatttttattattattaaaagtaaaagccATTATTCCAAGTTTGTATTCCATCTTATTAACGAATACAAAACAAGCCACAATTACATGTACCCAAAAAAATGGACTATTATCTAAAGACAATAAATCaagtgacagtgtgacagcaccaatacttaaaaaaaaataaataaataaaaaaataaaaaaataaaaaataaaaaaaaattttgtgtcACCTGTTAATTGTGTTACCTGTACTGAGGCTTCCTGGGATTGTTCTCAACATCCAATAGCTGACTGATGATCTCTGGCGCTTCCagcttctggccaatcagaagcagCACAGCCATCATGCAACGaacctgatttaaaaaaagtatatatatatatatatatagtatgatATGTGACTGAACAACTGATCCAatcagggagctggaagagaaAGACTAAAAATGCTGAAGTTGCTTGGACTTGAATAAAGCATGTGCTGACCTGGTGGTACAGGAAGGCGAGACCTTTGACCTCGAACACATAAAGGCGCTGAGGGTCGGAGGGTGAGGGGTGACAGGGTTCACAAGGCTGAACGTTAGCGGACGTGATAGTCCTCTGGAACTGCAGAACTCCATTACCCACGTCCATCTTACACAAGTTCCTGAAGTCATGAGTGCCTTCATATCTGCACAGATAACTGCAttagaaaacacacaacacaaacacaggcaAGATCTCATCATTTCCTTATGTACCGTTTGGCTGCTTCAGCCATGAGCTCTACGTCCAGGTTCCCACGGGGAAAGTAGTACCGGTACGTTCGGGACTGGCAGTCGAAGCGGGCGCTGAAGCCGCTGGGCACCGGAGACCAGCTGAGAGCCCGGATGTCTGGAGGAAGGACTCTGTTCAGCATCTTCACGTAAGGCAGTTCGGCTGTCGCAGCTCCACTGCCAGCTTTAGGTTCAACACCAGCAGGAACGGTCACACCCAAACCACTGAACTGACTCGAGCGCAGGTCAATGGATATGACCTAGAATACATAAAGGCCTTCATCAGTGtcagcattattattttaaaaagtgaaatattgGTATGTGAGGCATTTGGGATTCCTTCAACTTCTGGAAGACTGTCATGTGACtgaaatcaaatattcattaaaaacctATATATCGGTGAATCACAGTCAAACTAATACAATAAATGTGTTACAATAAAGACAGATTTTTTTGAGGACTGAAGCTGGACACACAGAGCGAGCACCTACAGCCCTTAATCTTCATTCATCCCTTATTTTCCTGCAGCCATTGTTGCACAGCTACAAAAGTAAACACATTATGGCTGATacatatgttattattttaaccaCAGCTTATATACTGCACTGTCAGACATATTACCtcagtttattatttgttaaacCCATATGTTGTTGACTTTCTGTTTGTCTGATAAAAAAATTAGTTGAAAAATAACTGCTGATCATAATTTATATGCATGGTTGATTTCAGTTAATTTACTCAAGCAAATGTATTTACTATTGATATATTATTGCCCTCTGCTGGATATTTTGAACCGCAGTAAAGACTGTACATATTATTGGTTTAAGAGTGGCTCTGAGAACAAGTGTTTGGGCGATCATTTGGAAACACCAATGCGTATGCCAAGTCGGTAAAATGCTGTTTGCAATTATAGTCTAATATAGGCCAAATATGGCAACTCGCGTAATCAAAAGCATAAAAAACTCACACTAACCAGCAGGCAGTAAGTCACATAACTAAGTGTGACAAACATACACCAACTCAAATAACCGAGGGCACAAACATACACCAACTCAAATAACCGAGGGCACAAACATACACCAACTCAAATAACCGAGGGCACAAACATACACCAACTCAAATAACCGAGGGCACAAACGTACACCAAACTGAATAACCGAGGGCATGACTACACACTAGCCTAACTCACGTGCAGCAGTATATGACAAcagcattaaatatataattgtgcACTAACTCACTGTCCAGAATCTGACCAAGTACATAGGTATACACCAACTCGAATAACGAAGGGCATAAATACGCACCAACTCAAATAACTGAGAACACAAGCACATATCAACTCGAATAACCGACGAACACACATATACGCCAACTCAATTACACACCAACTCAAGCAGACAAGAATAAGAGCAAACGTCAGCTCACAGAACTCAAGGTACGAGTGACTCATGAGGGTATACTCCAACTCGAGTAAGCAAGTATATTACTACACACTCGGGTCATAATTACATCAATGCATGAACATGCACTAACCCATAATCAAGCGTCTGAGTTGGACCCAATTTGTTAATCGCATATGCTTCATGATCTACCCTAACTCACACACTCCCTTGGACTGAAATCTTGCACACATTGTCGTACCTGTGAGAAAGCGCTGACTCCTTTATCTGTGCGGCCGCAGCGGTGGTAATTGGAGCTCTGCCTGTCCTGGATCAGCTTTGTTTTCAGCAGAGCCTCAAACAGTCTCGCCTCCACTGTGTTGTCCGTGTTCTCCTGCACAGCAAATCCCTGGTACTGCCAGCCCAGGTACGCTAGGCGCAGCGCCACGTGGCGCCGTGGGTGTGCGGCAAAGTCGAACGCCCTTTTCCCTTTCTTACTGTTCCCTCCGTTCTCCTGGGCCTTCGAGGCTGGCGTCGTCCCCTTGCCGCTCTGTGCTCCATCACTCTTTTCCCTCAGCTGGGCCTTCAGTCGCTCCACTTCCTCCTCCAACGCCTTCACACGGGCCTGCAAGGCTTCCTCCGATGCGCTCATGGGGCTGACACTGTCTGTCAAGAAAAACAGCTAAGAATATTTCAACTAATCAATAAGAAAAGGATGGAGCAGGCAATGCAGGCAAGAAATTCTTCCTATTTCTGGGGTCTCAAGGATGGAGAGGTGCTTTGAGTGACCATAGGTAGTGCGCACAATGAGAGCacgcacacaaaaacacattgcgtcttcacagcttcagggttcctggtttgatcccgagctcgggttactgtctgtgtggagtttcacatgatGTCCATGCATGGGTTTCTTCCAGCTTCtcctggtttcttcccacctcacaaaaacatgccgaCAGGTGCATTACCTATGCTAATTTGCCTCTAGGTGTGGatgaatgtatgtgtgcgtgaagaagaagaagttgttttatttgtatagcgcctTTCCACAAGCTCAAGGACGCTTAACAGATTTAcatcaatacaatacaattaataaaatacaatacatcAGCACAGAACAATTAAACATACGATTCActgaaaatacatttcaaataaatatgttttaaggtGAGATTTGAAAGCAGGTAGAGAGGAAATATTACGACGTGAGAGGGGTAGTGAATTCCAGAGCTTGGGAGAGACAACACAAAAAGATCGGCCACCAATAGTAGACATTCGGAATCTAGGAACTGACAATAAGCCAAGTTCAGATGATCTAGGAGACCGAGTGGGCAAGTATGGGTGAAGTAGGTCTGAGAGATACAGTGGTGCAAGACCATTTAGAGCCTTAAATGTTAGTAAAAGCATCTTAAACTGAATGCGTGATTCAACAGGTAACCAGTGAAGATCGTGCAGAATGGGGGTTATGTCGGCAATACGTCTGGTTGAGGTTAGCACCCTGGCAGCTGCATTTTCTACATACTGTAATCTTTTGAGATATTTCTTTGGTAAGCCAATTAACAAGGCACTGCAGTAGTCCAAACTACTATATCACTTGGTTATATCACCAAGTGGCTGTATATAGATGAAAAAGGGTAACGAACCAAGAACTGAGCCCTGCGGAAcaccttgtgtttgtgtgtgtgtgtgtgtgtgtgtgtgtgcatggagccctgtgatggacttgcatcacattcagggtgtattcccacctcgctCCCAGtattcctggaataggctccggGTTCACTGCggtcctgactaggataaaacacttcctgaagatgaatgaatgaatgaatgaataaaaatccaATCCTTTCAGATTTCTGAAGAAGTACACTTAACAAGTGCGGAGTGCAGGCTTGCTGTGCATGGCTTGGGGATTAGGACAGaaccccattttctccattaTAAATTTAAGACCCTCGTGTGTCGTGGGtgctttttaaacagattttaatggAAAAGAAAGCGTGTTGGTtttggcaagaaaaaaaaactgataaatgAAGCTCAATAAAGTAACATTACTGCTTTGGGCTTAATTTAAGAAATATATAGTCATGaaactacaaacaaaacagCACGCTCATCACAATTATCTTCACTTTCActcataatattttaattttcttaccTTAAAAAGCACTAAAGGTGAGATTTCTGTAACACTTTACCAGTGAAACACCTGTAAATAAGGCAAAAAGTGTAAAAAGCACGTTATTTGTAATCCACGAGTAACACACATGCTTATGTATACCAAATAACAGCCTGTTACAAAgatagtgcactaggtagggtatCTAAGAGCTATCATACTCTGTTCATGTAAATAGGGAGCAAGGTGACATTTGGGATTGGTCCATGAGGAAAACGCGGAAGTAAAATCTCAACAGTTACAGCTACGCGTGTCAAAATAACAGTAGCCTTAACAGAGGCTTTATTCTAGACAGACTTTAACAGCCATAAAAAATTCCACAAAACACAGctgaaaattaaacatataCGGCTttataatctatctatctaatctatAAATTTGATAGTCTAAGACCTGTTTAGGATTTAATATTTGGATCTGTTGTAACACTGTTTAATCACAACATTAACCTCGGTGTGTTTTATTCGTTACTTATCGTGAAgagagacttttattttgacaaaaaaaaaatgttctcacCGCCGCCATCTTGGAGCAGCTGTCTTCTTCATACGCCCCTTTTCTTGTTGACGGCATCAACTGGGAGCCGCGCGAACAAATTAACGTTGGCCGCTGAACAAGCGATATTGTgggatatttaaatataaaaacaaaatcggCTAAGCGGTTAGCTATTCGTAGCTAGTTTGCAGCTGGCTAAAAACATGCAGAAGTATGAAAAATTAGAGAAGATCGGAGAGGGTGAGTGAGAAACGTCAGGCTTCCTGTGCGCCGGTTGGGAGAGACGCTCGCGCCGTTGCTAGCTAACAGTTAGCGTAAATTAGGCTAACAGAGCAAATTAGCTTTACTGGTTAAGATATATCTTAGACACgtactgttatagaaagtaATGTATTTACAGCTATACAGGTAGCTGTAATGCGTTATAAACTATAAAAGAAATATTGTTATAAATTAAAGGATTGCTTAACTGTGTTTATTAAGCGATTAATGCGGAGTTCAAATGCAACATGTCATGGTGTGTTTTCGACTCTTTTCAATACCGTGTACTTGTTTAACATGtatataccgatcagccataacattatgaccacctgcctaatattgtgttggtcccccttttgctgccaaaacagtcCTGACCCGCCGAggctgaaggtgtgctgtggtatctggcacaaagacgttaacagcagatcctttaagtcctgtaagttgtgaggtggggcctccatggatcggatttgatggccagcacatcccacagatgtttgattggattgagatctggggaatttggaggccaagtcaacaccttgaactctttgccATGTTCcttgaaccattcctgaacaatttttacagtgtggcagagcacattatcctgctgaaagaggtcacttccattagggaatagtgttgccatgaaggggtgtacctggtctgcaacaatgttaaGGTaagtggtatgtgtcaaaatagcatccacatgaatgccaggacccaaagtttcccagcagaacattgcccagagcatcacactgcctccaccagcttgcgttcttcccatagtgcatgctggtgccatctcttccccaggtaaacgatgcacacgcactcggccttccacatgatgtaaaagaaaatgtgatttatcggaccaggccaccttcttccattgctccgtggtccagttctgatgctcacctgcccattgtaggcactttttgCAGTGGACAGagatcagcatgggcactctgacaggtctgtggctacacagccccatacacagcaagctgcgatgcactgtgtgtactgacacctttctatcatagccagctttaacttttcagcaatttgtgctacagtagctcttctgtgggatcagaccagacggactagccttcactccccacgcgcatcagtgagccttgggcgcccgtGACCCTGTcactagttcaccggttgtccttccttggaccacttttggtaggtactaaccactgcatactaggaacaccccacaaggcccgccattttaaagatgctctgacccagtcatccagccatcacaatttggccattgtcaaagtctctctaatccttacgcttgcccatttttcctgcttccaacacattaacctcgagaaccgactggtcacttgctgcctaatatatctcaacccttgacaggtgctattgtaatgagataatcaatattattcacttcacctgtcagtggtcataacgTTAGGGCTGATCGGTGTAAAATGGCACACTGTTCTCTGCAAACATCAAAGTACATGAATTAAATTGGCACCTGTGGGAAAAAACGTCTCTATTTTCTAAACATCTATACTTTATATATGATGCTCGTTGTACGGATGTTATGTAGGAAATAAATCACTGTGACATGCTGatacaggaaagtaatcaaaGTAATCAACGAGTGGTGTGATGAACCAGTGTTACTGTTAAAACCTGAAAGTTgattattgtactgtattggTTACTGTAACACCacgttctgaagtgtttttttttaaatccgtttatagttacaaatGCAGTGTTCAATTTCGTCGAATTATTCACCACCTCAGTTCTGACCTAATCATAATGGGGAATTGTCTATAATGCGAGATGTGAGAGTTAATATTGTAATTGCCTCACCTACAGGTACATATGGCACAGTGTTTAAGGCTAAAAACAGAGAGACTCACGAGATCGTGGCTCTGAAGCGGGTCAGACTGGATGATGATGACGAGGTAAGGAATGAGAACGCGTCTCTGGCGTACTTGGAAGTGATGCTTTAACACATCTGggtttctttttgtgtttgtgtactccTCGTTTAGGGCGTTCCCAGCTCAGCTTTGAGAGAAATCTGCCTCCTGAAAGAGCTGAAGCATAAAAACATCGTGAGGTAGGTTTCAGCCAGGGGACGCCGTGACGCCTGTTTATCGGcactcacatttacatttatgttcaCGTTTTATTTCCTCAAATCAGGTCCTTCAGCCAAATTAATgcggaaataaagaaaaaccccagCTGCCGTGTGTGTGGGTTGTTTAAGTTGCTACATCTGCCAtgacttgtttgtttatttatcattatttgatttttagGTTACACGACGTGCTACACAGCGATAAGAAGCTGACGTTAGTGTTTGAATATTGCGACCAGGTAAGATTCTCCGAGCTTTCTGATTATTAATAGCACACTGTTGGCatttggggacgtgctgttataggaaaataatggtggtgtgatgtagcagtgttttgttcctcttacaccacagcaacttgccaacaacttgcatatttttaataattaaaaaaatgacatcatactttttaatctgtttatagttacagtcaTTGTTTTGAAGATGCTGGCATTGGAGACCCCcattccagaaatgttaaaataaacatatccgtttttgtgtatgtggtagaaacgataatgtattaatgtattagtACCAACGCATTAATATACCAccctactgtcagagcttctgaccaatcagaatccagaactcagcagacCCTTTCTGTGTCACAGTGACGTGTTTTTCTCCATCCTACAGGATCTAAAGAAATATTTTGACAGCTGCAATGGCGACCTGGATCCCGAGATTGTCAAGGTTCGAGCTCTCTAATATCATACTCAATTTTGAAGTCTAGAATTTGGAAAACAAATTCTAGGCAAACAACAGCGGTGTGCTGCGTGTCACTACACGTGTATATGGATTGTGTTACTGAGTCGTTTGTTGTGCTGCAGTCATTCATGTACCAGCTGCTGAAAGGACTCGCCTTCTGCCACAGCCGCAACGTTCTTCACCGAGACCTCAAGCCACAAAATCTGCTCATCAACAGGGTAGATGATTTTCTCACATTGGTTAAACTGCTGAACTGGGTCATGACCAAGTTACTGCTGTActtcttgttttaaaaaaaaaaaaaaaaaaagaaagaaagaaagaaacttcaTTCCAGTTTAGACATGAAAGTTCATATACTGAACAGTACCATATCAATTTTGGGCAGGAtgaagagaggggaaaaaaagacagatgacGGGGGGATAACGCTggtcattatttattaatttttttgtgttacgtttttattttattttttttctccccagaaCGGCGAACTGAAGTTGGCCGACTTTGGTTTGGCCCGAGCATTTGGGATTCCTGTACGATGTTACTCTGCTGAGGTAAGATCATTAaaacatatgattttttttggtccaacagcttattcacagggacttgctgtttatagctactgcagaaaagtgagaacagaaactcaCATtaaaatgcaactataaatgaaaATTTGGATTCGGGACAAAGTTTATATCCTGGATCTGAATTTTATACTCTTCACTTGTAGCAGCAATTCGCACAAATAATAATCTCTCACCCTTCTTTTCACTAGAAAGTGGGACCAGACAGGGCTGTCCCTTATCCCCCTTGTTATTTGCATTGGTAATTGAGCCCCTAGCCATTGCAATACAGAATGATGTTAATATTAAGGGTATACGGAGGGAAAATTCTGAACATAAAGTTTCTCTTTATGCGGACGACACCCTTCTGTATATATTTGAACCATTAAAGAGTCTGCCACAAATATTGACTTTACTGGATGCTTTCAGGAAAATATCAGGCTACAAAACAAATATGCAGAAAAGTGAGATTATGCCTATCAACTCTGCTGTTAAACAGATTCTTTAGCTCTTTACCATTTAATTTAACTAAAGATAAATTTAAATGCCTAGGTATATGGATCACTAATAAGTACAAATATTTGTACAAAGCAAATTTCCCCCCACTGATGGATTCCATTAAAAAAGACTTTGAACCTTGGAGCCCATTACCGTTATCATTAGGAGGCAgaataaatactataaaaatgaatattctaTCCAGATTCCTATATCTTTTCCAATGCAAACCtatatttttgacaaaatctTTTTTCTCACTATTAGACAAATTAATATCATCATTCATATGGAACAGGAAAAATGTGCGCATCCGCAAAAGTATTTTAGCCCTGCTCTGCTTAGAACTCCCGCCACCGGAAccaatatttaaattttcttcaAATCCAGTGGTTAAACACTCATTCAAAATATGGGCACAATTTAGAAGAAGTTTTGCTTCAGTCTCTGCTCCCATAGCAAGAAATTACATGTTTACCCCTTCTATTATGGATGAAACCTTTAATCTGTGAAAGGTCTTAGGACactaaaagatatgtttattGACGGACACTTTGCATCATTCAGTCAAGTGAAAATGAAGTTCCAAATTCCTGAATCCCACTTTTTTAGATATCTTCAGCTTCGTAGCTTTGTGTCTTCCTCATTGAGCCACTGTCCTTCGTTGTCTCCCTGTTCCCTTCTTGAGTCTATTATGGACCCGAGTCCATATTCCAAAGGAGCCATTGGTAAAATTTATTCTGTAATCAATTCTCATAACCTGGAACCCCTAGctcaattaaaaagaaaatgggagGTGGAATTAGATATAGAACTCTCAGAAGACATGTGGCAGTCTGtctgaaataatatttattcatcttcaattTGTCTAAAACATAGAGTAATCCAATTTAAAATTGTTCACAGACTGCATTGGTCCAAAGTGAAGTTAGCCAAACTCAAACCAAATTTAGACCCTATCTGTGATAGGTGTGAAATTGAGCCAGCTACGCTATCTCACATGTTTTGGCTTTGTCCAAAAATTAAAAGATTTCTGGCAGTtggtatttaaattaaatttaaataatttttaatcaaagtaaGAAAAATCTGATAGCTTTTACTAtgactttgtttattgctttgactCTTCTGGTAATGTTCTTCTATCGCGGATGAGAGAGGACGTTAGCgccttgcatggctgctttaaGGACCTCTTCTCTCCTTATAGGGGGAAGATGTGACCCGTCATTCCATTCATCTCATTGTagaaatacaatgacaataaatgctatctgtctatctatctatctatgctTTTAGCCCAGAGGTTAATACTGCTCGAATGGAAAGAAAAATTCCCTCCAACCTTCAGGCAATGGCTTAGGGACTTACTACATTACATTGCCTCAGAAAAAATACGGCACACTATAAGAGGCTGTACCAACATGTTTTATATTACTTGGCAACCTGTTTTAGATCAGATAAAGAAGATGGACCCCTCAGTTAACTCAGAGGagtagaaatttttttttcttttcttcatattAGAAAGCTTAAATGTATAACTGTGCAACAGGGGAAATTGTTGTGGGTAGGGATGTTATAGTTAgacatctttttcatttttttaaatattatatgtcTCATGTTTgacaaaatattcaataaaaatactttggaacaaaatgcaactataaatggataaaaagtatagcgtttttttttttttttttcataaataaaaattgtaaatgtaacagtaaattgctgtggtatgaaatgAATAAGGTACGTAATATGATTGCAGTATGCTAGCGTGTTAGTATGGTACTTCTGCGGCTATGTTTCTGCACTAGTGAGGTTTTACGTTGGATTTAAAAGCGTAAAATCCACGTTGACGTGTTTCAGGTGGTGACGTTGTGGTACAGGCCACCAGACGTGCTGTTTGGTGCCAAGCTGTACTCCACCTCCATCGACATGTGGTCAGCTGGATGCATATTTGCAGGTAGGAAATAAATCTCAACAGTCATCATAGATCATTTACCTTgtacaaaaaaataactttagaatgtgacatttttattgtatttgcaTTTAGAACTGGCCAATGCCGGCCGACCGCTGTTCCCCGGAAACGACGTAGACGACCAGCTGAAACGGATCTTTAGATATCCTGAAATTGTGTTTCAGTTTACATTAAAACTGTGGTGTGTATATAGTTACATTAGCAAATGTGTTTGTATGAGGTAAGGAAGTGTATAGTCGTATTACTAGTATGTTAAAATAGTAGTGTTTTGTAGCAATCTCAATAGTAGTAATCTCAA contains:
- the cdk5 gene encoding cyclin-dependent-like kinase 5, with the translated sequence MQKYEKLEKIGEGTYGTVFKAKNRETHEIVALKRVRLDDDDEGVPSSALREICLLKELKHKNIVRLHDVLHSDKKLTLVFEYCDQDLKKYFDSCNGDLDPEIVKSFMYQLLKGLAFCHSRNVLHRDLKPQNLLINRNGELKLADFGLARAFGIPVRCYSAEVVTLWYRPPDVLFGAKLYSTSIDMWSAGCIFAELANAGRPLFPGNDVDDQLKRIFRLLGTPTEEQWQTMTKLPDYKPYPMYPATTSLVNVVPKLSSTGRDLLQNLLKCNPMQRISAEEALQHPYFADFCPP
- the pus3 gene encoding tRNA pseudouridine(38/39) synthase is translated as MSASEEALQARVKALEEEVERLKAQLREKSDGAQSGKGTTPASKAQENGGNSKKGKRAFDFAAHPRRHVALRLAYLGWQYQGFAVQENTDNTVEARLFEALLKTKLIQDRQSSNYHRCGRTDKGVSAFSQVISIDLRSSQFSGLGVTVPAGVEPKAGSGAATAELPYVKMLNRVLPPDIRALSWSPVPSGFSARFDCQSRTYRYYFPRGNLDVELMAEAAKRYEGTHDFRNLCKMDVGNGVLQFQRTITSANVQPCEPCHPSPSDPQRLYVFEVKGLAFLYHQVRCMMAVLLLIGQKLEAPEIISQLLDVENNPRKPQYSMAVDYPLVLYECHFDGLSWISEREEESHVLSSLLQHWTQTAVKAQVLHGMIHGLQSTDTDKAQIMQCCLMEGSRQRNYRPLLERPRCESLESRIQHFVKRGRLEREEGESGEEGSTVFRGKRSKHSHQVSSTNQEEEEENLLSRKDIPLHPS